The following are from one region of the Lytechinus variegatus isolate NC3 chromosome 4, Lvar_3.0, whole genome shotgun sequence genome:
- the LOC121414542 gene encoding transmembrane protein 39A-like translates to MAGGRRGPGRPQMSRSMPPPPIHATNVVHGGNSSSQGSSVRHRGGTGGSGSNTPLTTLITITPIRHPDIPNLPTEGSLLFETHTVIYLLTALFLQYINIYKTVWWLPLAPSNTAMNFHLIDPFLLIFVTLVLIRRLVWHFIIELTPIVTVVTVRYCILQAIKLIITLTFLNLGLWCLWQLMNNNSPLNLLFLAYPLISYFLLYGLTLDFNTTLFSQLAPPAKGSKEELLWNGITMLTPAKHKCSHVPNEIRQEADLLKLDFNSRMKSVLFNSMVCAYYVGFVPICFLQPAMYLDLWWSCFLIAFVWINSFVMFGSHFLPVAYCDALHRCSLHLGRWQKMEHGYSNTPQHLWSDTTVWPQGVLVRYNKGIYRATGQQNVAFPSDRSYARFYFMFHDPLRVLNLFVFLQLGVIATQLYLLIRHSHWHYVISLSLLLFCNYYVLFKLLRSRFILGKVYRPVHDEVE, encoded by the exons TGGTGGTACTGGCGGCAGTGGCAGCAACACCCCTCTAACTACCCTAATCACCATCACACCGATCCGTCATCCTGATATCCCTAACCTGCCAACAGAGGGCAGTCTTCTCTTTGAGACGCACACTGTTATCTACTTACTGACTGCCCTGTTTCTTCAATATATCAACATCTATAAGACAGTCTGGTGGTTGCCTCTGGCCCCTTCTAACACAGCCATG AACTTTCATCTCATTGATCCTTTCCTGTTGATCTTTGTAACACTGGTTCTCATCCGGCGCTTGGTATGGCATTTCATCATTGAG CTGACACCAATAGTAACAGTCGTTACAGTGCGTTACTGTATCCTTCAGGCCATCAAGCTCATCATCACCTTAACCTTCCTCAATCTTGGCCTCTGGTGTCTTTGGCAGCTGATGAACAACAACTCTCCTCTGAATCTCCTCTTCCTCGCCTACCC GTTGATCTCCTATTTTCTCCTGTACGGCCTGACCCTGGACTTCAACACGACCCTCTTTTCACAGCTTGCTCCCCCGGCCAAGGGGAGCAAGGAGGAACTGTTATGGAACGGTATCACCATGTTGACGCCTGCCAAGCACAAATGTTCCCACGTCCCCAACGAGATCAGGCAGGAAGCCGACCTCCTCAAGCTAGACTTCAACTCCCGTATGAAGAGCGTGCTTTTCAATTCCATGGTCTGCGCATACTACGTTGGCTTTGTGCCGATTTGTTTCTTACAG CCGGCAATGTACTTGGATCTGTGGTGGTCCTGTTTTCTCATAGCCTTTGTGTGGATCAATTCATTCGTGATGTTTGGCTCACACTTCTTACCCGTGGCGTACTGCGACGCACTCCATCGGTGCTCCCTACACCTCGGTCGGTGGCAGAAGATGGAACATGGGTATAGCAACACACCTCAACACCT TTGGTCAGACACAACGGTGTGGCCGCAAGGGGTACTGGTCAGATACAACAAGGGTATCTATCGGGCAACTGGACAGCAGAATGTAGCCTTTCCCTCAGACCGGTCCTATGCTCGCTTCTAT TTCATGTTCCACGACCCGCTTCGAGTCCTCAACCTCTTCGTGTTCTTACAGCTGGGCGTCATAGCAACCCAACTCTATCTCCTCATCCGTCATTCTCACTGGCACTACGTCAtctccctctccctcctccTGTTCTGCAACTACTACGTTCTCTTCAAGTTGCTGCGCAGCCGCTTCATCTTGGGCAAGGTCTATCGACCCGTGCACGACGAGGTGGAGTAG